The Aspergillus luchuensis IFO 4308 DNA, chromosome 6, nearly complete sequence genome segment ACGCCAAGTCCATGTCGGCCGTGACGACAAACCTCAAAAGCCATTATATATTCATCCTTCCAGCTATGATGCCGCCTGGTAGCCCGCACCTTTCGCGCGCGCGACTATTTGATGGATGTCGTTTCAATATCACACCATCGCTGCACAAGCCAGGACCGAAGAAGCGCGGTACCGTCCTCCCTTATTCCCCTATGTCCCCCATTGTCCCGATTCATAAACAGTGTATGTAGATCATTTCGGCATATATAATAACAGGTTGGAAAGGAAAACCACGCAACGTGGGTGGACACGAAGGGGGAGGCTATGGAGTTGTGAGCCCTCCACAGTAGAGTGTGGCATCGCCATCAAGAACCAAGCTCTCGCTCTGTCCTTGTGTGCGATACGGCAGACGGTGACAGATCATGTCCGCCGAGATGCGCCCTTGAGCCCCTTGGTAGAGTTGAAATGTAATTACCGGGTCAGAGACCGAGGATCCTCAATTGAAATTATTCCAATGCAAGACGATCGCAGAATTACCTGCTCTCGGTCCAACCGTTCATCTTGACGTTCATTCCTGGGGCCTGTTCATGGATCGGTTGTTGTAAGGCTACGGCTTGAAAAGCGGACTgggagggttggggaggTCCGGTTCCCGAGCGACGCCTTCTCTCCCGCTCGAGAGGGCCGGGAAGTTCGGTGTCTTCCGCACGAGCGCGGAAACGGCGGCCAAGGGTGGCCATCCAGTttccgccttcttcatcctcgccgaGCCAGTAGTTGCGACCGATGCTGATCATGATGCGCCCGAGCTTTCCTTGCCAACCTTGGCCATCAGGGCTATACGGGGAGAAAGGCTCCCGGTCAATGTCTGCAATACTGGCGACGCTTGCGATGGAGGTATTACGGCTGTGGGTTGGGAGCTGGGTGTGGCGAGGGACGGCGACGTAGAGACGGAGGGCCTGACGAGCAAAAGCGAGCATGACGAAAACGAAGTAGATGCGAATAACCCAGAGACAGCAAATGACAAAGATGCTTTGGAAGCTTTCGGGCTGTGCCACAGCGTTTCCGAGAGCATCCGGTCTCCTTGCGTAGTGACCGCTCtctgttgtggtggtgtcgTACTTGGGGCTGGTGAAGCCAGCGGTCTGGGCGATGGTCTCACCACCCGGTCCCGAGGCGCTGCCGTTGTCGTAATGCTGAGACACGACTAGGAACCAGGTCACACCGAAAGCTGCAGTATAGGCGGCATTGATCAGGCTGTCCAAGACATAGAGCCAAGCGAGCGCGAGGCATTGTAGTGGCGTTTGTTTCCGGATGTGCGGGAAGAGCAGAGCTGTGAggccgagggcgaggagggagtaAATGTACATGGACAGCTGCACCGGGGAGAGGTGGTAGCCGGTCAACAGGGCGAGCAAGCCATAGAGTCCGCTAATTTTGTTGAGGAGTAAGGAGAGAGTGATCAAGGAAGCTCCGGTTTGGAGGCTCATAACATAGAGGAAGGTCTGTGTGAAGGTCACCGGAAAGCCGGGATGCGATGGTTAGCCTCATTACAGCGCGCGACCGGGCAACGGGGTCCAAACAGGGTCTGGGTTCCCATCCTAATTTTTTCATTTAACCGCCGGGGGGTGTGTAATGTTAAAACATACCTCTGGCCGCGGGATGCGGAAGAGACGGGTTGATAAACCCATGATTGATATCGCCGAGAAGAGATATC includes the following:
- a CDS encoding inositol phosphorylceramide synthase regulatory subunit KEI1 (COG:S;~EggNog:ENOG410PMAG;~InterPro:IPR013862;~PFAM:PF08552;~TransMembrane:4 (i16-38o58-78i90-114o173-194i);~go_function: GO:0070917 - inositol phosphoceramide synthase regulator activity [Evidence IEA];~go_process: GO:0006673 - inositol phosphoceramide metabolic process [Evidence IEA]), whose translation is MGLSTRLFRIPRPETFLYVMSLQTGASLITLSLLLNKISGLYGLLALLTGYHLSPVQLSMYIYSLLALGLTALLFPHIRKQTPLQCLALAWLYVLDSLINAAYTAAFGVTWFLVVSQHYDNGSASGPGGETIAQTAGFTSPKYDTTTTESGHYARRPDALGNAVAQPESFQSIFVICCLWVIRIYFVFVMLAFARQALRLYVAVPRHTQLPTHSRNTSIASVASIADIDREPFSPYSPDGQGWQGKLGRIMISIGRNYWLGEDEEGGNWMATLGRRFRARAEDTELPGPLERERRRRSGTGPPQPSQSAFQAVALQQPIHEQAPGMNVKMNGWTESR